The following proteins are co-located in the [Pasteurella] mairii genome:
- the gpmB gene encoding protein GpmB, which yields MKKQLTFYFVRHGRTVWNQQGLMQGSGDSPLVEEGIIGAKMTGKTLQNVPFVAAYSSLLQRTIDTTKYILGDRPIPFFHHQGFNEHYFGSWEGKQIDSIRHTQEFQQMLTEPANYKALSNQGETYEQLGNRALAALNDIIQVHQSGNILVVSHGHTLRLLIALLNGATWQNHRDANRSQSLLNTSISIVHYQQEQEKQLGKFIVEKINSIDHLPTC from the coding sequence ATGAAAAAACAACTTACCTTTTATTTTGTACGTCATGGACGAACCGTTTGGAACCAGCAAGGTTTAATGCAAGGTTCCGGCGATTCTCCGTTGGTTGAAGAAGGGATTATTGGCGCCAAAATGACAGGAAAAACCTTGCAAAACGTCCCTTTTGTTGCTGCCTACTCCAGTTTATTGCAGCGTACTATTGACACGACAAAATATATTTTAGGCGATCGTCCCATTCCATTTTTTCATCATCAAGGCTTTAATGAACATTATTTTGGCAGTTGGGAAGGCAAACAAATTGACAGCATTCGTCATACGCAAGAATTTCAACAAATGCTTACCGAACCGGCAAATTATAAAGCCCTAAGCAATCAAGGCGAAACTTACGAACAATTAGGTAATCGCGCTCTGGCGGCGCTCAATGATATTATTCAAGTGCATCAATCAGGGAATATTTTAGTTGTGTCCCATGGGCATACTCTACGCCTACTTATTGCCTTACTTAATGGCGCTACGTGGCAAAACCACCGTGATGCCAATCGTAGTCAAAGCCTGCTTAATACGTCAATTAGTATCGTGCATTATCAGCAAGAACAGGAAAAACAACTGGGGAAATTTATAGTTGAAAAAATCAATTCTATCGATCATTTACCCACCTGTTAA
- the topA_1 gene encoding DNA topoisomerase I, with protein MSKSLVIVESPAKAKTINKYLGSNYVVKSSVGHIRDLPTGSVTTEKAKPVSSKGLTAEQKQAMKSEKERAALVKRMGIDPYHNWDANYQILPGKEKVVAELKSLAKKADHIYLATDLDREGEAIAWHLREVIGGEESRFSRVVFNEITKNAIKQAFEKPEHLNIDRVNAQQTRRFLDRVVGFMVSPLLWKKVARGLSAGRVQSVAVKLLVEREREIKAFKPEEFWLVDVAVKNAKKAAICLEVTQFGGKKFEPKTAEQAQSAVDFLQKSDYVVSDLETKPTSSKPRAPFITSTLQQSASTRLGFGVKKTMMLAQRLYEAGYITYMRTDSTNLSQDALNMVRNYIDQQYGQAYLPEKPNFYSSKANAQEAHEAIRPSDVSLSASALSGMEKDAVRLYDLIWRQFVACQMPAAQYDSTTLTVNAGEYELKAKGRILRFDGWTKVLPQSSKNPEDQELPAVQLGEKLALDKVDPQQHFTKPPARFTEAALVKELEKRGIGRPSTYAAIISTIQERGYVRVENRRFYAEKMGEIVTDRLNQSFADLMSYDFTANMEDILDQIANGEKDWKTELNQFFSDFSQRLSKAELDELEGGMKPNSLVLTDIQCPTCSRPMAIRTASTGVFLGCSGYALPPKERCKTTINLIPEAELLNVLDESSETKALMERKRCPKCNTAMDSYLIDAHRKLHICGNNPNCDGYVVEQGEYKIKGYDGPVVECDKCGADMHLKLGRFGKYMACTQCDNTRKILKNGEVAPPKEEPVHFPELKCEKSDAYFVLRDGASGVFMSAHNFPKSRETRAAKVAELAQYRDRLPEKLRYLADAPQFDPEGNEAIIRFSRKEKRQYVTSEKNGKATKWIVNYIDGKWVETK; from the coding sequence ATGAGTAAATCCCTAGTTATTGTGGAATCTCCTGCGAAAGCAAAGACCATTAATAAATATTTAGGCAGTAATTACGTGGTGAAATCCAGTGTTGGGCATATTCGCGATTTGCCGACTGGCAGTGTGACCACGGAAAAAGCCAAACCGGTCTCAAGCAAAGGATTGACCGCGGAACAAAAGCAAGCAATGAAAAGTGAAAAGGAGCGTGCGGCGTTGGTAAAACGCATGGGGATTGATCCTTATCACAATTGGGACGCTAATTATCAAATTTTACCGGGTAAAGAAAAAGTGGTTGCCGAGTTGAAATCCTTGGCGAAAAAAGCAGATCATATTTATCTTGCTACCGACTTGGATAGAGAGGGAGAGGCAATTGCTTGGCATTTGCGTGAAGTGATTGGTGGCGAGGAGTCGCGTTTTAGTCGCGTGGTGTTTAATGAAATTACTAAAAATGCGATTAAGCAAGCCTTTGAGAAACCAGAGCATTTAAATATTGATCGGGTAAATGCGCAGCAAACTCGTCGTTTTTTAGATCGCGTGGTAGGATTTATGGTTTCGCCTTTGCTTTGGAAAAAAGTGGCGCGGGGCTTATCTGCCGGGCGAGTTCAATCAGTGGCGGTGAAATTATTAGTGGAGCGTGAGCGCGAAATTAAAGCCTTTAAACCGGAAGAGTTTTGGTTGGTGGATGTTGCGGTAAAAAACGCGAAAAAAGCGGCAATTTGCCTGGAAGTAACGCAATTTGGCGGGAAAAAATTCGAGCCAAAAACGGCGGAACAAGCGCAAAGTGCGGTGGATTTTTTGCAAAAATCTGACTATGTCGTCTCTGATTTAGAAACTAAACCGACTAGCTCGAAACCGCGTGCGCCTTTTATCACGTCCACCTTGCAACAAAGCGCGAGTACGCGTTTGGGTTTTGGCGTGAAAAAAACCATGATGTTAGCGCAGCGTTTGTATGAAGCCGGTTATATCACCTATATGCGTACAGACAGTACTAACTTAAGTCAAGATGCGCTAAATATGGTGCGTAATTATATTGATCAACAATATGGTCAAGCCTATTTGCCGGAAAAACCGAATTTTTATTCTAGCAAAGCCAATGCGCAAGAAGCGCACGAAGCCATTCGTCCGTCAGATGTGAGCTTAAGTGCGAGCGCGTTGAGCGGAATGGAAAAAGATGCGGTACGCCTGTATGATTTGATTTGGCGTCAATTTGTGGCGTGCCAAATGCCGGCGGCGCAATATGATAGCACAACCTTAACGGTGAATGCCGGCGAATATGAATTGAAAGCGAAAGGGCGAATTTTACGTTTTGACGGTTGGACGAAAGTCTTGCCACAATCTAGCAAAAATCCGGAAGATCAAGAGTTACCGGCAGTGCAATTAGGCGAAAAATTAGCGTTGGATAAGGTGGATCCGCAACAGCATTTTACCAAACCGCCAGCGCGTTTTACGGAAGCAGCGCTAGTAAAAGAATTGGAAAAACGGGGTATTGGGCGTCCGTCCACTTATGCGGCAATTATTTCGACGATCCAAGAGCGCGGTTATGTACGCGTAGAAAATCGTCGTTTTTATGCGGAAAAAATGGGCGAAATTGTTACCGATCGTTTAAATCAATCCTTTGCGGATTTGATGAGCTACGATTTTACTGCCAATATGGAAGATATTTTAGACCAAATTGCGAATGGCGAAAAAGATTGGAAAACAGAATTAAATCAATTTTTTAGCGATTTTTCCCAACGCTTGAGTAAAGCGGAATTGGATGAGTTGGAGGGCGGGATGAAACCGAATAGTTTGGTGTTGACCGATATTCAATGTCCGACTTGTTCGCGCCCAATGGCAATTCGTACCGCTAGTACCGGCGTATTTTTAGGCTGCTCCGGTTATGCGTTGCCGCCAAAAGAGCGGTGCAAAACGACGATAAATTTAATTCCGGAAGCGGAATTGTTGAACGTATTGGATGAATCTTCTGAAACCAAGGCGTTAATGGAGCGTAAACGCTGTCCGAAATGTAATACCGCCATGGATAGCTATTTGATTGATGCTCATCGCAAACTGCATATTTGTGGGAATAATCCGAATTGTGATGGATATGTAGTGGAGCAAGGGGAATATAAAATTAAAGGCTATGATGGACCGGTAGTGGAATGCGACAAATGCGGCGCGGATATGCATTTGAAACTCGGGCGTTTCGGTAAATATATGGCGTGTACGCAATGCGATAATACCCGTAAGATTTTGAAAAATGGGGAAGTTGCGCCGCCAAAAGAAGAACCGGTACATTTTCCTGAATTAAAATGTGAAAAATCGGATGCCTATTTTGTTTTACGTGATGGCGCGAGCGGGGTGTTTATGTCAGCGCATAACTTCCCGAAATCGCGCGAAACGCGGGCAGCAAAAGTAGCAGAATTAGCGCAATATCGCGATCGTTTGCCGGAAAAATTGCGCTATCTTGCAGATGCGCCACAATTTGATCCGGAAGGTAATGAAGCCATTATCCGTTTCAGTCGTAAAGAAAAACGTCAATATGTTACTTCGGAAAAAAATGGCAAAGCGACCAAATGGATCGTGAATTATATTGATGGGAAATGGGTAGAAACGAAATAA
- the pta gene encoding phosphate acetyltransferase yields MSRTIILIPISAGVGLTSVSLGLIRSLEEKGTKIGFMKPISQPNTDEDKLDRTTSIIRTSTAIETAEPFMLSVAESLIGQNQSDILLEKIVENHQILAKNNEIVVVEGLIPTRKHSYANSINYEIAQALDAEIILVAAPTTETPAELKERIEAAASQFGGKHNPNLLGVVINKFNAPIDESGRTRPDLSEIFDAYQHSHNNVSEVYKLFEKSPINVLACITWNAELIATRAIDLVNHLSASIINEGEIKTRRIRSITFCARSLPNMVEHFRTGSLLVTSADRPDVLVAAALASKNGIELGGVLLTGGYRIDNQIQKLCGPTFENTGLPIFRIEGNTWQTALSLQSFNLEVPVDDKERIENIKQYTSQQFDADFINSIVAASSRSRRLSPPAFRFQLTELARSAKKRIVLPEGDEPRTIKAASLCAERGIAECVLLANPADVKRVADAQGVQLGAGITVIDPVTVRENYVARLVELRKNKGMTEEAAREQLEDTVVLGTMMLEANEVDGLVSGAVHTTANTIRPPMQIIKTAPGNSIVSSIFFMLLPDQVLVYGDCAVNPDPSAEQLAEIAIQSADSAKAFGIDPKVAMISYSTGTSGSGADVEKVKEATRIAKEKRPDLLIDGPLQYDAAVMEDVARSKAPNSPVAGKATVFIFPDLNTGNTTYKAVQRSADLVSIGPMLQGMRKPVNDLSRGALVDDIVYTIALTAIQATQ; encoded by the coding sequence ATGTCACGTACTATTATTCTTATTCCTATCAGTGCCGGTGTGGGATTAACTAGCGTTAGTCTTGGTTTAATCCGTTCTTTAGAAGAAAAAGGGACTAAAATCGGCTTTATGAAACCGATTTCACAACCGAACACCGACGAAGATAAATTGGATCGCACCACTTCAATTATCCGTACTAGCACAGCGATTGAAACTGCCGAACCGTTTATGTTGAGTGTTGCCGAAAGCCTGATCGGTCAAAATCAATCCGACATATTATTAGAAAAAATCGTTGAAAATCATCAAATCTTAGCGAAAAACAACGAAATCGTTGTAGTTGAAGGCTTAATTCCAACCCGTAAACATAGCTATGCGAACAGCATTAACTATGAAATTGCGCAAGCCTTAGATGCGGAAATTATTCTTGTTGCCGCACCAACAACCGAAACGCCAGCGGAATTGAAAGAGCGTATTGAAGCAGCAGCTTCTCAATTTGGTGGTAAACATAATCCAAATTTATTGGGTGTGGTCATCAATAAATTTAATGCACCAATTGACGAATCAGGTCGTACTCGTCCGGATCTTAGCGAAATTTTTGATGCTTACCAACATAGTCATAATAATGTATCGGAAGTGTATAAATTATTCGAAAAAAGCCCGATTAACGTGCTTGCCTGTATCACTTGGAATGCGGAATTAATCGCGACACGTGCTATTGATTTAGTAAATCATTTAAGTGCCAGCATCATCAATGAAGGTGAAATCAAAACCCGCCGTATTCGTAGTATCACATTCTGTGCCAGATCCTTACCCAATATGGTCGAACATTTCCGTACCGGTAGCTTGCTTGTTACATCCGCCGATCGTCCAGATGTATTAGTTGCCGCCGCATTAGCCTCTAAAAACGGAATTGAATTGGGCGGCGTATTATTAACTGGCGGCTATCGTATCGACAACCAAATCCAAAAACTCTGTGGTCCAACTTTTGAAAACACCGGTTTACCAATTTTCCGTATCGAAGGGAACACCTGGCAAACTGCATTAAGTTTACAAAGTTTTAACTTGGAAGTTCCTGTTGATGATAAAGAACGTATTGAAAATATCAAACAATACACCAGCCAACAATTTGATGCTGACTTTATCAACAGTATCGTCGCAGCTTCCTCTCGTTCTCGTCGTCTTTCTCCTCCGGCGTTCCGTTTCCAATTAACCGAATTGGCACGCAGCGCGAAAAAACGTATTGTATTACCGGAAGGGGACGAACCACGTACCATCAAAGCTGCCTCACTTTGTGCTGAACGCGGTATCGCAGAATGTGTATTATTAGCCAACCCTGCAGATGTTAAACGCGTTGCAGATGCACAAGGTGTCCAACTTGGCGCGGGTATTACCGTAATCGATCCGGTTACGGTACGCGAAAACTACGTAGCACGTTTAGTCGAATTGCGTAAAAATAAAGGTATGACCGAAGAAGCGGCACGTGAACAATTAGAAGATACCGTAGTTCTTGGTACTATGATGTTAGAAGCAAACGAAGTGGACGGGTTGGTCTCTGGTGCAGTTCACACCACCGCCAACACCATTCGCCCACCAATGCAAATCATCAAAACTGCACCGGGTAACTCCATTGTTTCTTCAATCTTCTTTATGCTATTACCGGATCAAGTGTTGGTTTACGGTGACTGTGCGGTGAACCCAGATCCGAGCGCAGAACAATTAGCCGAAATCGCTATTCAATCTGCTGATTCCGCTAAAGCATTCGGTATCGATCCAAAAGTGGCAATGATCTCCTACTCTACCGGTACTTCAGGTAGTGGCGCGGATGTAGAAAAAGTGAAAGAAGCGACTCGTATTGCCAAAGAAAAACGTCCAGATTTATTGATCGACGGTCCATTACAATATGACGCCGCGGTAATGGAAGACGTAGCGCGTTCTAAAGCGCCAAATTCACCGGTTGCAGGTAAAGCTACCGTATTCATCTTCCCTGATTTGAATACCGGTAATACCACATATAAAGCGGTACAACGCTCTGCGGACTTGGTTTCTATCGGTCCAATGTTACAAGGTATGCGCAAACCGGTAAACGACTTGTCACGCGGTGCTTTAGTTGACGATATTGTTTATACTATCGCCTTAACTGCTATCCAAGCGACACAATAG
- the trpH gene encoding protein TrpH, with amino-acid sequence MNKIYDLHCHSSASDGFLSPAELVSRAAAQGVNVLALTDHDTVNGLAEARLQAETLGIQLINGVEISTAWENRAIHVVGLGFDETHEKMTALLTQQAELRHQRAVEIGQKLEKAGVPNAFEETKKLADGEVTRAHYARYLVQIGKVSSENQAFKKYLSQGKSAYVKTNWVDIPTAIEIIHQAGGVAVLAHPLRYTLTTKWIKQLIASFKQWGGEAIEVAGCGQTKDQRLLLARWATEYGLLASVGSDFHYPCGWVELGKSLQLPADCQAIWEHVDL; translated from the coding sequence ATGAATAAAATTTACGATTTACATTGCCATAGTTCCGCATCAGATGGTTTTTTATCGCCGGCAGAGCTGGTTTCACGCGCAGCGGCGCAAGGGGTTAATGTGTTAGCATTAACTGATCACGATACAGTGAATGGCTTGGCAGAAGCGCGCTTACAAGCGGAAACGTTAGGCATTCAGTTGATCAATGGGGTGGAAATTTCTACTGCGTGGGAAAATCGTGCGATTCATGTGGTGGGCTTAGGATTTGATGAAACGCATGAAAAAATGACCGCACTTTTAACTCAACAAGCGGAACTTCGCCATCAAAGAGCGGTCGAAATTGGGCAAAAATTGGAAAAAGCGGGTGTGCCGAATGCGTTTGAAGAAACCAAAAAATTGGCAGATGGTGAAGTCACTCGTGCGCATTATGCTCGTTATTTGGTGCAAATTGGTAAAGTCAGTAGCGAAAATCAAGCCTTTAAAAAATATTTATCACAAGGTAAATCAGCATATGTTAAAACCAATTGGGTGGATATTCCGACCGCTATTGAAATTATTCATCAAGCCGGTGGCGTTGCGGTATTGGCGCATCCGTTGCGTTATACATTGACGACAAAATGGATTAAGCAATTAATTGCGTCGTTTAAACAATGGGGCGGAGAGGCAATTGAAGTCGCTGGTTGTGGTCAAACGAAAGATCAGCGTTTATTGCTGGCGCGCTGGGCGACAGAATATGGGCTGCTGGCTTCTGTCGGGTCGGATTTTCATTATCCTTGCGGTTGGGTTGAATTAGGTAAATCGTTACAGCTTCCGGCAGATTGTCAGGCAATTTGGGAGCATGTCGATCTATAG
- the czcD gene encoding cadmium, cobalt and zinc/H(+)-K(+) antiporter, with amino-acid sequence MSNHNHHAHADHHHIPQDKTVLKTSFMLIASFMIIEFLGGYFFNSLALTADAGHMANDSLSLGLALLALHVADKSPRLEKYLTLINGASLILISVFIIYEAIQRLYHPQPMLSLPMLSIALFGLIINLIVAKLMLTADHHNLNIKAAYFHVLSDLFGSIIAIISGLAAYFLDWYWVDPVASLLLSLLILRSGWQITYTIIQRLKNFHIAYKNITE; translated from the coding sequence ATGTCAAACCATAATCATCATGCGCACGCAGATCACCATCATATTCCACAAGATAAAACCGTGTTAAAAACCAGTTTTATGCTGATTGCAAGTTTTATGATTATCGAATTTTTGGGCGGTTATTTTTTTAATAGCTTAGCACTCACAGCCGACGCCGGTCATATGGCAAATGATAGTCTTTCTTTGGGACTTGCCTTATTGGCGTTACATGTGGCGGATAAATCACCGAGATTGGAAAAATATCTCACGTTAATCAACGGTGCATCTTTGATTTTAATTTCCGTATTTATTATTTATGAAGCCATACAACGCCTATATCATCCCCAACCTATGCTTTCCCTGCCAATGTTAAGTATTGCGTTATTTGGCTTAATAATTAATCTTATCGTAGCAAAATTAATGCTTACCGCCGATCATCATAACCTCAACATTAAAGCAGCTTATTTTCACGTTTTAAGCGATCTTTTCGGCTCAATTATCGCCATTATTTCCGGATTAGCCGCCTACTTTCTGGACTGGTATTGGGTCGATCCCGTTGCTAGCCTGCTTCTTAGCCTGCTCATTTTACGTAGTGGCTGGCAAATTACTTATACCATCATACAACGTTTAAAAAATTTTCATATAGCTTATAAAAATATAACCGAATGA
- the gcvA_2 gene encoding glycine cleavage system transcriptional activator: protein MDKLNAISVFCRVIETQSFTQAAAQQNISVAMASKLVSKLEEHLKTRLLQRTTRKIVATEAGVIYYQRCQPILNELEDAESSITNLATTLQGNLSVSIPRDFGLRFIAPNLIEFIKQNPNLHLDIEFNDRVVDLVAEGIDLALRIGQLQDSSLVAKKIGTTTKHVVASPEYIKKHGQPKTPDELKNFDCLLYKKSNQIHWEFKKQNKIYNVKPDSKLVCNNGLTLVEMTKSGLGIINTPRFFIEEELQSGELVELFPDYQQQDMNLYLVYPHRRHLTSKVKAFIEFIQGLNLYTKK, encoded by the coding sequence ATGGACAAACTGAATGCAATTTCTGTGTTTTGTCGCGTGATTGAAACGCAAAGTTTTACGCAAGCGGCAGCACAACAAAATATCTCCGTTGCAATGGCAAGTAAGCTCGTTTCGAAACTGGAGGAACACTTGAAAACACGCTTATTGCAACGAACCACCCGTAAAATTGTTGCCACAGAAGCCGGCGTGATCTATTACCAACGCTGCCAACCGATTTTAAACGAGCTAGAAGATGCCGAATCCAGTATTACCAACCTCGCCACTACGCTGCAAGGCAACCTTAGTGTTTCCATTCCTCGCGATTTCGGTTTACGTTTTATCGCGCCGAATTTAATTGAGTTTATTAAACAAAATCCCAATCTGCACTTGGATATTGAATTTAACGACCGCGTCGTAGATTTAGTCGCGGAAGGCATCGATTTAGCCTTGCGTATCGGTCAATTGCAAGACAGCTCCTTGGTTGCGAAAAAAATCGGTACCACAACGAAACACGTGGTTGCCTCGCCAGAATACATTAAAAAACACGGACAACCCAAAACACCGGATGAATTAAAAAACTTCGATTGTTTGCTATATAAAAAATCCAACCAAATTCATTGGGAATTTAAAAAACAAAATAAAATCTACAATGTCAAACCTGATTCCAAATTGGTTTGTAATAACGGATTAACCTTGGTTGAAATGACAAAATCTGGTCTCGGCATTATCAACACCCCGCGTTTTTTTATTGAGGAAGAGCTGCAATCCGGTGAATTAGTGGAGCTTTTCCCTGATTATCAACAACAGGATATGAATTTATATTTAGTCTATCCACACCGTCGTCACTTGACATCAAAAGTCAAAGCCTTTATTGAATTCATCCAAGGTCTTAACCTTTATACGAAAAAATAA
- a CDS encoding auxin efflux carrier produces the protein MEIAFLLGTKIVELTLAVLMGYVLVKSKALTAKDSYPLSVIGLYIISPAVMINAFQIDYTPQILQGLLLSLGMAVFLHALLILLGWILKKLLKLDPLEQAASIYSNSGNLIIPIVASLFGEEWVIYASCFIVIQTFLFWTHCRILLCGKFKLSFKNIFTNVNILSIIIGVSLFAFNLKLPAIITGTLSSVGQMIGPNAMLIAGMLIAAIPLKTIFSSKRIYLVTFLRLIFIPLCLLVVIKLIGFETWVANGKTITMISFLATISPAAATVTQMALIFNQNANKASAIYGVTTLLCVITMPLIIGLFLWW, from the coding sequence ATGGAAATTGCCTTTTTACTCGGAACAAAAATCGTTGAATTAACACTGGCGGTATTAATGGGCTATGTATTGGTGAAAAGCAAAGCCTTAACTGCGAAAGACAGCTATCCACTTTCGGTGATCGGGTTATATATTATCAGCCCGGCGGTGATGATTAACGCCTTTCAAATTGATTACACACCACAAATTCTACAAGGATTATTACTCTCCCTTGGTATGGCGGTCTTTTTGCACGCCTTACTGATTTTATTAGGCTGGATCTTAAAAAAACTACTCAAACTCGATCCCCTTGAGCAAGCAGCATCAATTTATTCTAATTCTGGCAACTTAATTATTCCTATCGTCGCCTCCTTATTCGGCGAAGAATGGGTCATTTATGCTAGCTGCTTTATTGTAATACAAACCTTTTTATTCTGGACTCACTGTCGCATTTTATTGTGCGGAAAATTCAAATTAAGCTTCAAAAATATTTTCACCAACGTCAATATTCTGTCCATTATCATCGGCGTCAGTCTCTTTGCCTTTAATCTCAAATTACCCGCCATTATCACCGGTACCTTATCTTCTGTCGGTCAAATGATCGGTCCAAACGCTATGCTTATTGCCGGAATGCTGATTGCCGCTATTCCATTGAAAACTATTTTTTCTTCTAAACGGATTTATTTAGTCACCTTTTTGCGTTTAATTTTTATCCCGCTATGTTTGCTCGTGGTCATAAAACTTATCGGCTTTGAAACATGGGTTGCCAACGGAAAAACCATTACCATGATAAGTTTTCTCGCCACCATCAGCCCTGCCGCGGCTACCGTCACCCAAATGGCATTAATTTTTAATCAAAATGCCAATAAAGCTAGTGCAATTTATGGTGTCACTACCTTGCTTTGCGTGATCACCATGCCACTTATTATCGGTTTGTTTTTGTGGTGGTAA